The genomic stretch TATTGAGCGACTTGGCATGGCCCAGCGCCGCCGCGCGCTGGTACCAGCCGAGCGCGGCGCGCCGGTCGGCGGCGATGCCGCGGCCCAGCACCAGCGCCGTGGCCAGGTTGTACATGCCCCAGTCCGAGCCGCGCTCCGCCGCCAGCGTGTACCAGTGCGCGGCGGCACGCGCATCCGGCGCGGTGCCCCAGCCGTTCTCGTAGCAGCGGCCGGCCAGGTTGGCCGCGCCCGCATGGCCGGCGTGCGCCGCGTGCTTGAACCACGCGAACGCCTGCACCGGGTCGCGCGCGACGCCATGGCCGGCCAGGAACCACTGGCCCAGCACCATCTGCGCATCGAGCTGGCCTGCCACCGCGGCGCCGCCCAGCCACGGCAGCGCCTGCTGCGGCGGGCCGGCCAGCTTGTCGCGCAGTCCCGCGGGACCGAGCTGTTCGAGTTCGACCGGCGTGGCGACGCGGAAGGGCAGGGTATCCATACAAGGAGCTTCGGTTGAAAGGCAAAGCGGCACGCAACCGGAGCTGGCCGCGTGCCGCGGTGCGCAGTGCGGCCTGGGCGGCCGCCGCGCTCAGTAGCGCAGGTTCAGATTCAGCACCGCGGTGCGGCCCGGAGCCACGGTCGCATAGTGCGAGGTATAGGCCTGGCTGTAGTAGGTCTTGTCGGTCAGGTTCTGCACGTTCAGCTGCAGCGCCACGTTCTTGTTGATGCGGTATGCGGCCATCGCATCGAAGCGCCAGTACGACGGCACCCACTTGTTGGTGCCCTCGTTGCCCCAGATCTTCGACACGTAGTACGCACCGCCGCCGATGGTCAGGTTGGGCAGCAGCTGGTACGTGGTCCACAGGCTGAAGCTGTCGTCCGGCGTATTCGGGAACGACTGGCCGTCGCTCAGGCCGAAGGCAGCGCCGGCGCCGCCGTTGTTGCGCAGTTCGCTCTTCAGGTGGGTGTAGCCGCCGAACATGGCCCACTTGTCGGTCACGTTGCCGGAGAAGCCCAGCTCGAAGCCGTCCACGCGCTTGTTGCCGGCCATGGCGGCGGTGCCGTCCTGCTGCACGATGCGGGCGTTGGTGGTCTCGATGCGGAAGATCGCCGCGGTCAGCGCCAGGCGGTTCTTCAGTACGTCCCACTTGGTGCCCAGTTCGAACGAGCGGTTCTTTTCCGGCGCGAGCTGGTCGCCCCGGTTGCCGCTGCGGTCCGGGGCCAGGCCGTTGGGGTCCGAGCCCTGCGCCAGGAACGCGCCGGCGGGAGTCGACGAGGTGCCGTACGACACGTAGAAGCTGGCGTTCTCCACCGGCTTGTACACCACGCCCAGCTGGTAGTTGAACAGGTTGTCGTCGCGCGAGTATTCCGCACGCGAGCCATTGGCCGCGCGCGCCGCGGTGAAGCTGGTGCGGTAGCTGTCGAAGCGCACGCCGCCGTTGACGATCCACTGCTTGCTCAGCTCGACCGAGTCGAACAGGTACACCGACGCCGTGTTGGTCTTGGCGTTGGTCGGGTTGTTGGCGCGCGCGATGCT from Cupriavidus nantongensis encodes the following:
- a CDS encoding tetratricopeptide repeat protein, with amino-acid sequence MDTLPFRVATPVELEQLGPAGLRDKLAGPPQQALPWLGGAAVAGQLDAQMVLGQWFLAGHGVARDPVQAFAWFKHAAHAGHAGAANLAGRCYENGWGTAPDARAAAHWYTLAAERGSDWGMYNLATALVLGRGIAADRRAALGWYQRAAALGHAKSLNILGGFHEDGWEVAQDPARAVAYYRQAAEGGDFRGQFNYARMLALAGRETEAQQWIRLVPQTATEAFIDKMLAFLRDAPRPALQRLYAHASEAAQSVQPEPLAAA